A stretch of Triticum aestivum cultivar Chinese Spring chromosome 1D, IWGSC CS RefSeq v2.1, whole genome shotgun sequence DNA encodes these proteins:
- the LOC123183204 gene encoding transcription factor WRKY19-like, whose product MKDAMATLATELDGLLAMARELEARVDGDQGAPGAARELCAALAASVDRAVRLAGRDGNAGGRASVNGQLRSRKAAAAKVRTQVRVASMQDLGPLDDGLSWRKYGQKDILGATYPRSYFRCTHRHTQGCAATKQVQRATADPLLFDVVYLGAHTCAQAAVLAGAEQQLPPPAAFGQEQQSPPEGVQWPAEPVTPFSFPSSPASSWCQLTGSYGYAAAGGGLGVDMELEGQLDELFLDLSGYF is encoded by the coding sequence ATGAAGGACGCgatggcgacgctggcgacggaGCTCGACGGGCTGCTCGCCATGGCGAGGGAGCTGGAGGCGCGCGTCGACGGCGACCAGGGCGCGCCCGGCGCCGCGAGGGAGCTCTGCGCCGCGCTGGCCGCGTCCGTCGACCGGGCCGTGCGCCTTGCCGGCCGTGACGGCAATGCCGGCGGCAGGGCGAGCGTGAACGGCCAGCTTAGGAGCAGGAAGGCGGCGGCAGCGAAGGTGCGCACGCAGGTCCGGGTGGCCTCGATGCAGGACCTCGGGCCGCTCGACGACGGGCTGAGCTGGCGGAAGTACGGCCAGAAGGACATCCTCGGCGCCACGTACCCCAGATCCTACTTCCGGTGCACGCACCGGCACACGCAGGGCTGCGCCGCCACCAAGCAGGTGCAGCGCGCGACGGCCGACCCGCTGCTCTTCGACGTCGTGTACCTCGGCGCGCACACCTGCGCCCAGGCCGCGGTCCTGGCCGGCGCGGAGCAGCAGCTGCCGCCGCCTGCTGCATTCGGCCAGGAGCAGCAGAGCCCGCCGGAAGGGGTTCAGTGGCCGGCAGAGCCCGTGACTCCGTTTTCCTTCCCCTCCTCGCCGGCGAGCTCCTGGTGCCAGCTTACCGGGAGCTACGGCTACGCGGCTGCGGGTGGCGGCCTCGGAGTTGACATGGAGCTCGAAGGCCAACTCGACGAGCTGTTCTTGGACCTGTCAGGGTATTTTTAA
- the LOC123183203 gene encoding transcription factor WRKY19 translates to MEDTTATLATELDGLLAMARELEVRVDGDQGAPGAARELCAELAASVDRAVRLAGSGPRGGNAGGRASVNGQVRSGRKAAAARVQVRVASMQDLGPLDDGLSWRKYGQKDILGAPHPRAYFRCTHRHSQGCQATKQVQRAAADPLLFDVVYHGAHTCAQATAVLAGTDQQPPASFGQEQQQQQSSPAVAPEGIQWPEEPFRPPSFPSSPAGCYTPGNSWCQLAGNYGYAAGGGLGADMEFDELFWNM, encoded by the coding sequence ATGGAGGACACGACCGCGACGCTGGCGACGGAGCTGGACGGGCTGCTGGCCATGGCAAGGGAGCTGGAGGTGCGGGTGGACGGCGACCAGGGCGCGCCGGGCGCCGCCAGGGAGCTCTGCGCCGAGCTGGCCGCGTCCGTCGACCGGGCCGTGCGCCTCGCCGGGAGCGGCCCGCGCGGAGGCAATGCCGGCGGCAGGGCGAGCGTGAACGGCCAGGTCAGGAGCGgcaggaaggcggcggcggcgagggtgcaGGTCCGGGTGGCGTCGATGCAGGACCTCGGGCCGCTCGACGACGGGCTCAGCTGGCGGAAGTACGGCCAGAAGGACATCCTCGGCGCACCGCACCCGCGGGCCTACTTCCGGTGCACGCACCGGCACTCGCAGGGCTGCCAGGCCACCAAGCAGGTGcagcgcgccgccgccgacccgctgCTCTTCGACGTCGTCTACCACGGCGCGCACACCTGCGCCCAGGCCACCGCTGTCCTCGCCGGCACGGATCAGCAGCCGCCTGCTTCCTTCGGCCaggaacagcagcagcagcagagctcGCCGGCTGTGGCGCCGGAAGGGATTCAGTGGCCGGAAGAGCCCTTCAGGCCGCCCTCATTCCCCTCCTCGCCGGCCGGCTGCTACACGCCGGGGAACTCCTGGTGCCAGCTTGCCGGCAACTACGGCTACGCTGCCGGCGGCGGCCTCGGGGCTGACATGGAGTTCGACGAGCTGTTCTGGAATATGTAG
- the LOC100049056 gene encoding transcription factor WRKY19 — translation MEDTAATLATELDRLLAMARELEARVDGAPGAARELCAALAESVDRAMRLAGSCPRGGGGEGNAGNVRASVSGQVRGGRKAGANKVRTQVRVASVTDAGPLNDGLSWRKYGQKDILGAAYPRAYFRCTHRHSQGCQATKQVQRAHADPLLFDVVYLGAHTCAQATAILAGPEQQPPAAFALEHQQQETSPEEGIQWPVEPVTPPPFPSSPASCYTPGSPWCQLAGSYGYAAGGDDTEYDAEFVEMFLNLSEFQNM, via the coding sequence ATGGAGGACACGGCGGCGACGCTGGCAACGGAGCTGgaccggctgctggccatggcgagGGAGCTGGAGGCGCGCGTCGACGGCGCCCCGGGCGCCGCGAGGGAGCTCTGCGCCGCGCTGGCCGAGTCCGTCGACCGGGCCATGCGCCTCGCCGGGAGCTgcccgcgcggcggcggcggcgagggcaatGCCGGCAACGTCAGGGCGAGCGTGAGCGGGCAGGTCAGGGGCGGCAGGAAGGCGGGGGCGAACAAGGTGCGGACGCAGGTGCGGGTGGCGTCGGTGACGGACGCGGGGCCGCTCAACGACGGGCTCAGCTGGCGCAAGTACGGCCAGAAGGACATCCTGGGCGCCGCGTATCCCAGGGCATACTTCCGGTGCACGCACCGGCACTCGCAGGGCTGCCAGGCCACCAAGCAGGTGCAGCGCGCCCACGCCGACCCGCTCCTCTTCGACGTCGTGTACCTCGGCGCGCACACCTGCGCCCAGGCCACCGCGATCCTGGCCGGCCCGGAGCAGCAGCCTCCTGCTGCCTTCGCCCTGGAGCACCAGCAGCAGGAGACTTCACCAGAGGAAGGGATTCAGTGGCCGGTAGAGCCCGTGACGCCGCCCCCCTTCCCCTCCTCGCCGGCCAGCTGCTACACGCCGGGGAGCCCCTGGTGCCAGCTTGCCGGCAGCTACGGCTACGCTGCCGGCGGGGATGACACGGAGTACGACGCTGAGTTCGTCGAGATGTTCTTGAATCTGTCCGAGTTTCAGAACATGTAG